In Alcaligenes faecalis, the sequence CCCTGTTCGCTCAAGTCTGCCGCTGCCGCGTAACAACCGTGCCCGCCACCTAATACCGCTACCTTCATATTCGTCTCCAATCTCTTTTTTTGATTTCTATGCACTTGCATATAAATACAGACTAAAAGATGTTGAGGCCTAAAACAAGAGGAGGAATGGGGGGAGTTACCCTAGGGCGGGAAAACTTGGATAGGGGCTGAAAAGGCGCAGGATGCGCGCAGAGAAAATGCGGCTAAGCCGCGCCGCAGGCCAGTTCCAGCGCCCGCAGGGTGGCTTGGGCCAGAACATGGCCGTGACCGGCTCCGGGCAGAACATGCAAGTTTGCCTGCATGCCTTGAGCTTGCAATTGCGCTTGCAGTTTTTGCATGGCGGGCAGGGTAGGCACGCCATTTTTGCGTCCTTCCGGTCCCGCTGCCTGAGCGCTAAGCGGATACCAGGCCTCGGAGGCACCGGCCAGAATATCCACCTGCACCGGCTTGCCCAACTGCTCCAGCAAGGTCCAGATCAGGGGATCGCGCCACCACAAAGAAGGGCTGGCGCACAGGTAGTGCTGGATGGGCAGACTGTGCTGGCTAAGGGCATACAGCACGAACAGACCGGCGTAGGAATGGCCGTACAGGCTGATGCGCGAACGGGTCAGTGCGGGCTCCATTCTTTGGGCCAAGGCCAGCGCCATGCGCACTTGTTCGATCATGGCGGGCGCGCCACCCGCTTGCCATTGGGGAACGCGCGGGTCTTCCCATAAACCACCGTCCGGGCCGGGCGGGGTGTAGTCCAGGGCGCGATACCGAGTGATCTGATCGCGCTCGCCCTGGTAGCCCAGCGACAGAATCGCACAGTGCTGCAAGGCGGGGTGACCGCTTTCTTCCAGCAAGGGCAAGGTCCACTGACCATCGAGCAGGCACAGCAAAGGCAGGGGGCCTTGTGCAGGCTTTTCGTCCGGCAGGCGCAGCAAGACGTGATGGGGATGGCCGCCTGCAGGCGGCAGTTCCAGTGGAAGCAGACGAGACATGAAGGCTTAGGGGGCGGGCTTCAGATCAATCATGTAGGTGCCTTCCATGGGTACGGTCAGAAAGCGCTGGTTCACCTCTTCCAGCGTTTTCAAGGCCGAGACCCCTTCAAAACGATCCGGGTGAATCCAGGTTGCCAAGGCCTCAATGAAAATCATGTGCAAAGGCGAATCGTTGAAGGCGTGCCAGATGCCGTGGCTATTGCCGCTGCGCACGGCTGGCAAGGCTTGCAGACGGTTGCCATCGATAATGGCCTGTAAGCTTTTACGGGCCTGTTCTTCGCTGACGCCTGTGCCAATGGCCAATCCACCGGAGGTGGTGCGCTTGCCTGCGCCTGTGCCCGTGGCCACATAGACCACAGGAGCGCGGGAGTGGATGTACTCAAAGTTCAGCTTGCCGGTGGAGCTTTTCAGGACATCCGCGCCAATATTGTGGCCGCCTGCATAGCTGATCATGTCGTTAAAGGTGCCTGCACCGGGAGAGTTGCAGCAGTCCGTGCTGCCTGCATGGGCGTGCACGAACACAGGCGGGTGATCTTCCTTGGGGAGATCGGCCAGTCGCTGGGCCACGCCTTGCATGTGTTCTTCGTAGAACTGAATGAATTCGTCGGTGCGTTCTTTCTCACCCACGGCGTAACCCAATGCGCGCAGGCTGGGCACGGTGTTTTCCAGTGGATTTACAAAGAAGTCGATCACGATGACGGGCACTTTGGCGGCGGTCAGACGCTGGATCAGTGCCGAATCGCGTGTGTCCTGACCGGGTGTCAGGCCGGCAAAGGCAGCCGTCAGCACCACCAGATCCGGGCGCAGGGCCAGGGCCTGTTCGACCGAGAAGGTATCCGCGGTATGGCGACCCACAACAGGAATATTGGCCAGTTGCGGGTAGCGCTTCAGATAGGTGTTGTATTCGTTGGAAAAGGAGGTCTTGAACTCGTCTGACCAGCCTGCAATCAGGGTGGCTGGTTCCGGGTGGACCAGAGCCAGCACCTGGAAGTGGCGTGCCTGGGTCAGCACAACGCGCTTGGCCGGGCCGGGCAGGGTAACGGTACGACCCATGGCATCGGTAACTTCGATGGGCTGGGCCTGCACGCCCAAAGGCAAGAGCAAGGTCAGCGACAACAGCAGGTGGCGCAGGATGTTCATGGGTTCTCCGAGGTCACAGCACAGGCTCTTGCAGCCCGTCGATAATGATTTGCAAGGTGCCTTGCGAGCAGCTTTCCACGCGGGCACGGACACCATAGGCCTGGGCCAGCGAGTTGGGGGTAATTACCTTGGAAGGCTCGCCTTGTGCCAGCAGACCACCGCCTTCGATCATCAGCGCATAGTCGCTGTGGCGCAGGGCCACGTTCAGATCATGCAGCACGATCAGGGTGATCAGATTATTGTCGTGGGTTTCCTGGGCCAGCAAATCCATCACGTGGAATTGGTAGTTCAGGTCCAGAGCAGACAAGGGTTCGTCCAGCAGCAGCAAGGTCGGCTTGCGGATCAAGGCCTGTGCCAGGCCCACTAATTGCTTCTGGCCACCCGAGAGCTGATCCAGATAATGCATGGACAAGTGCGCAATGCCCAGACGCTGCAGAATGTGCATGATGTGGTCGTGATCCACATCGCGGGCATGGCCGCCGGGGGCCGAGGCATTGGCCGCTACCAGTACGGATTCAAACACACGCAGGTGGACCGAGGCGGGCAGGGACTGGGGCAGGTACACCACTTTTTGGGCGCGCTGCTCGAAGCTGACGCCGCTCAGTTCCTGGCCGTCCAGCAGGATCTTGCCGGTGGTGGGCTTGAGCAGCCCCGCCAGGGACTTGAGCAGGGTGGATTTGCCGCTGCCATTGGGGCCCAGCAAAGCCACCAGCTGACCGGGCTGCAAAGGCTCGATGGTCAGCTTGGACAGGATTTCGCGTTTGCCGTAAGACAGGCTCAGATCGTGGACTTCAAGCATGGTTCACTTTATTTGGCGTCGCAGCACAACGCCCAGGAAGAAGGGCACACCCACCAGCGAGGTGACAATGCCGACCGGAATAATAATGCCGGGCACAATGTTTTTCGAGGCAATCGAGGCCAGCGACAGAATCACGCCACCGACCAGCGCACTGCCGGGCAGGTAGAAACGGTGATCTTCACCAAACAGACGGCGTGCGATATGCGGTGCAATCAGGCCCACAAAGCCGATGGTGCCCACAAAGGACACGGCCAGCGCTGCCAGCAAGCTGATACGCAGCAGGGACACCAGACGCAGGCGTGAGACATTGATACCAAAGCTGGTGGCTCGGTCTTCACCCAGACGCAGGGCGGTCAGTTTCCAGGTATCGCGCAGGGACAGCGGCAGAATCAGCGCAAACACCGCCAGCATGATGCCGACCTTGCCCCAGGAGGAGCGCGACAGGCTGCCCATGGTCCAGAACACCAGCCCTTGCAGGGCTTCGGCGCTGGCCACAAACTGCACCAGCGAAACCAGTGCGTTAAAGGAGAACACCAGCGCAATACCAAACAGCACCAGATTGGCGGTGCTCATGGCGCCCCAGCGGGCGACTGCGTCCAGCAGCAAGGCGGACAGCAGCGCAAAAATGAAGGCGTTGGCGGCAATGGTCCAGGCTTGCGGAATGCCGGGAATCGACAGGTCCAGCACAATGGCCAGGGATGCGCCAAAAGCCGCTGCCGAGGAAATCCCCAAGGTAAAGGGACTGGCCAGCGGGTTATTCAGGATGGTCTGCATTTCCGCGCCGGACAGGCCCAGCGCCAAACCAATGGCCATGGCCATCAAGGCATAAGGCAGGCGGATTTCCCAGACGATGACGCGCGTGGTCGGGTCGGACTGTTCCGGGTTGAACAGTGCGTGGCTCAGTTCTCCCAGGCTAAGACCCGAGGGCCCCAACATGAAATCGGCCACAATCGAGGCCAGAATCACAAGAACCAGGGCTCCAACCAGGAGCCAGCGACGTCTGAGGATGTGTTGATAGTCGGCCAGCGCAGGGGCCGGAACAGCAGATGTGGACATTAAGTGTCTGAATGATAACCGTTTACATAGAAAGAAAGTATAGTTCATCAGCCGGGCTTTGGCGCCCTTACCGCGATTCTTTTATGCAGCTTGAACATTTGGATTTTCTTTCCCCATTGGGCCGACAGTATCGTCTGACTTTGGCCTGGCCGGACGCGCCAGCGCCTGTAGATGGTTGGCCATTGCTGTGTGTGCTTGATCTACCGCAATTTGAAGCGGTGCAGGCCACCTGTGAAAAGCAGGCTCCACAAGCCTGTGCCGTGCTGGGGATAGGTTATGGCGGGGAGGTCTGGCGCGATCAGGACTTCACGCCCGCGCTGAATGGGGAAGCGGGCCATGCGCCGGATTTTCTGGCCATGATGCAGGACGTGTTCTTGCCCTGGGCTTATGCTCAAGCGCCCTTGAATGCGCAGCGGCGTCTGCTCTGTGGCCATTCCCTGGGTGGCCTGTTTGCCTTGCAACTGCTGTATCAGCAGCCGGAATTGTTCGATGCGCTGGTAGTGTCCAGCCCTTCGGTCTGGTGGGGAGAGGGCTATCTGGCTCGATTGCTGGCTCAACCCTTGCCTAAAGCTGCCTTGACGATGCCCGTACAGTTCTCCGTTGGCGAGTTCGAGCAAAGCCTGGGCCCGGCAGAAGAAGCCATGCCTGAGGACAAGCGCGAGCTGCGTCGTCTGCGTTTGCAAGAGCGCCGCATGGTGGATGGCACCCGCGAACTGGCGCAGGCTTTGGCGCAGCAACAAGGTGGTGAGCCGCGTTTTCGCATCGTGCCGGGCTGTAATCACAGTCAGTCCGGTTTGGCCGCCTTGCCGCAAGCTTGTCTGGAATGGCTGGCTGATTAGGCCTGTGTCTTCTTGCCCACAAAGACGTGCAGCACGGTGATTGCCTGTATCCTCTGAACGTCCCGGAGCAGACCCGTATAATGCTGCTCATGCTTGCTTGAACCGGCTTTTCTGCCCTTCTCGTTCTCTTCTTCCCGTATTTTCAGGTCCCCGCCCTATGGCTGCGCGTCGCGCTTCGTCTGTTTCCGATTCTCCCGTCCCCACTCAAGCGGGCTTGCTGCTCCATCCCCAATGGCTGGATTATCCGCGTCTGGAAGGTGTGGCTCGTCAGGTCGCCAAGAAAGCACGTTTTCAGGACCGGGCAGGCATACGGCGCGTATGGCTGAAAGCCTGGCGCTTGCCGCAGGACGCTGCCTTTTTCAATCAGATCATTGCGGCTGAGCTGGGCTTGAAGGATGCGGACCAGCGCCTGGAGTCCCAAGGTGTGCCCGAGGTCGTGATTCGGACCCTGCGCCTGCTGTATCAAATGAGCGCAGACAAGCTGGAAGCGGATATTTATGAAGTCCTGCGCGAGCAACTGCTTGAACAGCGTGGTCAATTGGCCGGAGCGATTGCCTCCCAGTCCTTGCCTTTAAGCGAGAACTGGCCCGAAGCCGAGCGCGCTCCGCGCTTGCAGGCTTTGGTGCAGGCCTGGCAATCCTTGCCCCTGGCCCAAACCTACCTATGGCAGTTGCAGGCCGAGCAGCGTGACCGTGATCAACGTGCCCAGCGCTGGGAGCAGGCCCAAAAAGAACGCGAACAAGCGCGCCAAAAAGAACAAAACGACAAGCAGCGCAAGTTCGATCAAGCCCAGGAGCGTTTGACAGCCTGGCTGAAAGAGCAGGGTTGCGAACCGCAGCGCATCACCCTGGAGGCCTTTGAGGGCCTGCAAGCCGGTGAGCCTGCTCATTGGTTCATGACGGTGTATGGCCGCAATGCCAGCGCCGCTGTATTAACCCAGGAATTCAAACTGGATGCTGAGCAGCAGGAGTTTTTGTTGCAGGCCCAGGCACAACGTCAGGAACGTCAGCGCGAGCAACGCCAGCAGCGCTGGGCCTGGGAGCAGGAGTGCATAGGGTCGGAAGAAACCATGGCCTTGCTGGGTATTACCCGGCAGGAATACGAGCTGTGGCTGGCTGATCGCCGTTTGCCCAGTACCAAGCTGGAAGTGCGTGGTGGAGCCGCTGGGGGACGTGATCGCGTTGCCCATCACCCGGATTTATTGGTGGCGATTGATCAGAACCAGATTGAACAATGGCGCGAGCAACATGCCAGCACCTTGAGCAATCGTGAACGTGCGCAGTACCAGCGAGCCGCCGACCGTGCCCGTACGCAATGGCGTCAGCAACAAGTGCTGAACCAGATCAAGAAGCAAGAAGAGTGCGATTACGAAATTGACCCGGAAGATCCACTGCGCCTGTGGTGGCACAAGGATTTGTGGCTTGCAGTGAATGTGCCCGTAGCGGGTGAACGTCAGCACTGGCGCGCCAATGTGCGTATGCAGGCCGCCGTGCCGTTGCCACGTACCGGCTCGGAGCTGGACCGATTGCCCGCCCGTGTCACGGTCTTGTTCAACACGGCGGCTCAAAACCGTTTGTCCCAGCGTCTGGAAGATTCGCTGGATGCGTTTTTGCAAACCCAGCGCCCTCTGATTGATGGCTCGTCCTTTCTGGAATTGGCCAAAGCCTTGCGCATGGCTCTGGAAGAGGGCATCGAGCAAAAGGAAATCGAGGCCGGGGATTTTGAAAAACGCCTGCTGAATGGCCCGGTGCGCCGCATTCTGGAAAGTGTAGAGCAGCAGCGCGCTCAGGACTTGATGCGTCTGGGCGACTTCCCGGAAATGTTCAGTCTGGCCCGTGGTATCCGCCGCCATCTGGTATTCCGCTTGGGGCCGACCAACTCGGGCAAGACGCACGAAGCTCTGGAAGCTCTGATGGAAGCGCGATCCGGTGTGTATCTGGCACCGCTGCGACTGCTGGCCATGGAAGTGCGTGACCGTCTGATGAATGCCGGTATCCCCTGCAATCTGGTGACGGGCGAAGAGCGCGTGATGGTGCCCGGTGCCCAGCACACCGCCTGCACGGTCGAGATGATGGACCCCACGATGGAAGTGCGCGTGGCTGTCCTGGACGAGATTCAAATGCTGCAAGACGAGCAGCGCGGCTGGGCCTGGACGGCGGCCTTGGTCGGTGTTCCGGCCCGTACTCTGTTTGTCTGTGGTGATGCCTCGGTCTTGCGTCCTTGCGAGCGTCTGGTGCGCTCCATGGAAGAGACCATGGAGCTGGAGTTTACCGAACGCAAAACCCCGCTGGAGGTCATGCCTTATCCGGTGGACCCGCCGCGTGCGACGGGCAAGCAAGGGCGCCAGGAAGCGCCGTGGCGTGGTCGCAAAGACCGTCAACGTGAAGCCCAGGGCGTCTCCAAAGGCGATGCGGTGGTGGCCTTCACCCGTAAGGATGTACTGACGCTCAGTGCTCGCTATCGCGCCCAGGGCTGGAAAGTCGCCACGATTTACGGCGCGCTGGCTCCCGAAGTGCGTCGTACCGAGTCCGAACGTTTTTCCCAAGGCGAGGCCGATGTGTTGGTCGCCACCGATGCGATTGGCATGGGTTTGAATCTGCCGATACGCCGCGTCCTGTTCTCTACCGTTCACAAGTTCGACGGCCGCTCCATGCGCGCCCTGAACGCCACCGAAGTGCGCCAGATCGCCGGACGGGCAGGCCGCTACGGTCTGTACCCCAAAGGCTATGTGGGGGCGATGGACAAGCAGGACTTGAACCATGTCCGTGCCCAATTGCAGAGCGACGCCCCCAGCGTGGATTTGCGCTTGCCCATTGCACCCAGCCCCGAGCACGTGCAGGCACTGGCGTCTTTATTGGATAACAACAATATTGGCGCGGTGCTCCAGTACTTTGCGCAGAAAGTGGCTTCCGACAGCCCCTTGTTCCAGACAGCGGGTTTGAAAGACGCTATCGAGCTGGGCTTTTGTGTAGACCGTCTGGCTCCCAAGCTGGACCTGCGCGAGAAGTTCACCTTTGCGTGTGCGCCGGTGTCCGTGGATAAAGATACGGAGCTGGATTACTTCAAGCGTTGCCTGTCGGCCTATGTGGCACAACGCCCCATGGCCTTGCCACCGGCACCGTCCTGGTTGAAATCCGCCAGTCCCTCCCGCCTGGAAGACGCGGAATTGCTGAGCAAGCAGATCAGCCTCTACGCCTGGTTCAGCATGAAGTTCCCGCAAGTGTTTGACCAGGGCCCGTGGTTGCCGGAAGTGCGCTCTCAGGTCAGCCGCTTTATTGAGCGCAGTCTGCTGCATCAAAGCGGTTTCGGGCAGACCAGCCGCGAGGCTTTTGGGACGCCGTCGCCGGGCAGACGCTGATCCTTTTTTCAGACAAGTGGTTACCGGACCGGCCTGCACGGAAACAGGCTGGCTCGATCCGCTTTATATCGTTTGATACACTATGCCCTGTGCGGACGTGTCCGTACGGTCCGGTTAAGGGGTACCATGCCCCTATCCCTGCGCCGATTCTGGCGCCCTCCCTGTTTTCCAAAGCTATCTATGAATTACCGCAAGCTGACCTTGGTGTTGGCGGCGTTGGCGATGCTGGGGCCTTTTGCTACCGATGCCTATCTGCCGTCATTTCACCGTATCGGTGTTGAATTTTCCGTTGACCAGTCAATGGTTCAGCAGACCTTAAGTCTGTATCTGTTTGGCTTTGCCTTCATGAGCCTGTTCTGGGGCATGTTGTCCGACAGTTTCGGGCGGCGTCCCGTGATTCTGGCCTCCCTGATCCTGTTCCTGATCGGGTCCGTGGGCTCGGCGCTGGCCCCCAGCTTTTCCTGGCTGTTGTTCTTTCGTTTGATCCAGGGCTGTTCGGCTGGTGCAGGGCGGGTCGTCGGTCAGGCCCTGGCGCGCGACTGTGTGCAAGGGGTGCAGGCCCAGCGCTTGTTTGCCCACATCACCATGGTGTTCAGTTTGGCGCCCGCGCTCGCTCCGGTAATGGGAGGCTATTTAAGCAGCTATTCGGGTTGGCGTTCTGTGTTCTGGATGCTGACGGTGCTGAGCGTCGGCCTGATTGCGCTGTGCTGGCGGCAACTGCCTGAAACCTTGCCCGTGGCCTCGCGCCAGCCTTTGAAGCTGTGGGTGATTCTGGCCAATTACGCACGCGCCTTGAGCAATGGCCGCTTTGTGCTGGCCATCTCCGCAATTGCCTGTGCGTTTGGTGGTTTTGCCTTGTACATTTCGTCCGCTGCCAGCTTTGTGATTGGTGTGCTGGGCCTGACAGAAACCGCCTTTGCCTGGCTGTTCCTGCCCTTTATTGGCGGTATGTTGGGCGGTTCTATCCTGAATGCCCGCTTTGCCGAGAAGCTGGCCCCGGCACGCATGATTCGTCTGGGCCTGTCCATCATGCTGGCTGGAGCGACGTTCAACACCGTGTACAACCTGCTGTTCCAGGCTGAAGTGCCTTGGGCCGTGATGCCGATTTTTGTGTACGCCTTTGGCATGTCCATGGCCTTGCCGGGCATGACGGTGGTGACCTTGGGCACCTTCCCCACCATGCGCGGCCTGGCCTCTTCGGTACAAAGTGCCTGGCAAATGCTCTTGTTTGCCACCGTGTCCGGTGTGGTGGCTCCGCTGCTGTTCGATAGCGGCTTGTTGCTGGCCCTGGGCATGTTGTCGGCGGCTGCCTTGTCGGCCGGGTTCTGGTGGTGCAGCCAGTTCCGCTCCAAATCTACCAAGGCGTCCGCCTAAGCCTTATCAAGAGCGGGTGCTGCTTTCAGCGCCTGCGCTTTGAGCCACGCTTGGATTGCTTTCCAGAGCGCCACTGTGATCTGCAGTGGCGCTTTTGTTTTCAGCCGCAGCAGGCACCGAAGGCGTAAACCATTGCACCAGGCCCATGCCGGCCAAAATCAGCAGCACGCCCACTATGCGTCCCATATGCACAGGGCGCGGGGTCAGGCCCATCAAACCGTAGTGGTCGATCAGCATGGAGCTGAGCATTTGCCCGGCCACCACACAGACAATAAAGCTGGCGGCGCCCATGCGTGGCGTCAGAATCAGGGCGGCGCTGATGTAAATGACGCCGCCAATCCCGCCCGTCCATACCCACCAGGGGGCGTGCGCCAGTTGTGCAGTCAGGGGAGCGGGGGCGCGCATCAGCCAGATTGTGGGCAACACCAGGGCTGCACTGATACAGAGCGAGACCAGCGTGGCCCATAGCGGATGCCCCAGGACTTTACCCAGAACGGCATTGCTGGCGGCTTGAAACGGCACGGCTGATCCAGCAAAGACAGCCACCAACATACTGAACAAAGCGGTACCGGGCATGAGCGCATCTCCATAAGAATCAAAGCTCTATCTTGCACTATTCGCGATTCTTATTGAAATTAATAGTGTGCACAGTCATTATTCGTTCTATGGATGAACTGCGCCGTATAGACCTGAATTTGATGCTGAGCCTGCATGCCTTGTTGACCGAACAGCATGTGAC encodes:
- a CDS encoding multidrug effflux MFS transporter, whose translation is MNYRKLTLVLAALAMLGPFATDAYLPSFHRIGVEFSVDQSMVQQTLSLYLFGFAFMSLFWGMLSDSFGRRPVILASLILFLIGSVGSALAPSFSWLLFFRLIQGCSAGAGRVVGQALARDCVQGVQAQRLFAHITMVFSLAPALAPVMGGYLSSYSGWRSVFWMLTVLSVGLIALCWRQLPETLPVASRQPLKLWVILANYARALSNGRFVLAISAIACAFGGFALYISSAASFVIGVLGLTETAFAWLFLPFIGGMLGGSILNARFAEKLAPARMIRLGLSIMLAGATFNTVYNLLFQAEVPWAVMPIFVYAFGMSMALPGMTVVTLGTFPTMRGLASSVQSAWQMLLFATVSGVVAPLLFDSGLLLALGMLSAAALSAGFWWCSQFRSKSTKASA
- a CDS encoding helicase-related protein, with protein sequence MAARRASSVSDSPVPTQAGLLLHPQWLDYPRLEGVARQVAKKARFQDRAGIRRVWLKAWRLPQDAAFFNQIIAAELGLKDADQRLESQGVPEVVIRTLRLLYQMSADKLEADIYEVLREQLLEQRGQLAGAIASQSLPLSENWPEAERAPRLQALVQAWQSLPLAQTYLWQLQAEQRDRDQRAQRWEQAQKEREQARQKEQNDKQRKFDQAQERLTAWLKEQGCEPQRITLEAFEGLQAGEPAHWFMTVYGRNASAAVLTQEFKLDAEQQEFLLQAQAQRQERQREQRQQRWAWEQECIGSEETMALLGITRQEYELWLADRRLPSTKLEVRGGAAGGRDRVAHHPDLLVAIDQNQIEQWREQHASTLSNRERAQYQRAADRARTQWRQQQVLNQIKKQEECDYEIDPEDPLRLWWHKDLWLAVNVPVAGERQHWRANVRMQAAVPLPRTGSELDRLPARVTVLFNTAAQNRLSQRLEDSLDAFLQTQRPLIDGSSFLELAKALRMALEEGIEQKEIEAGDFEKRLLNGPVRRILESVEQQRAQDLMRLGDFPEMFSLARGIRRHLVFRLGPTNSGKTHEALEALMEARSGVYLAPLRLLAMEVRDRLMNAGIPCNLVTGEERVMVPGAQHTACTVEMMDPTMEVRVAVLDEIQMLQDEQRGWAWTAALVGVPARTLFVCGDASVLRPCERLVRSMEETMELEFTERKTPLEVMPYPVDPPRATGKQGRQEAPWRGRKDRQREAQGVSKGDAVVAFTRKDVLTLSARYRAQGWKVATIYGALAPEVRRTESERFSQGEADVLVATDAIGMGLNLPIRRVLFSTVHKFDGRSMRALNATEVRQIAGRAGRYGLYPKGYVGAMDKQDLNHVRAQLQSDAPSVDLRLPIAPSPEHVQALASLLDNNNIGAVLQYFAQKVASDSPLFQTAGLKDAIELGFCVDRLAPKLDLREKFTFACAPVSVDKDTELDYFKRCLSAYVAQRPMALPPAPSWLKSASPSRLEDAELLSKQISLYAWFSMKFPQVFDQGPWLPEVRSQVSRFIERSLLHQSGFGQTSREAFGTPSPGRR
- a CDS encoding alpha/beta hydrolase, with the protein product MSRLLPLELPPAGGHPHHVLLRLPDEKPAQGPLPLLCLLDGQWTLPLLEESGHPALQHCAILSLGYQGERDQITRYRALDYTPPGPDGGLWEDPRVPQWQAGGAPAMIEQVRMALALAQRMEPALTRSRISLYGHSYAGLFVLYALSQHSLPIQHYLCASPSLWWRDPLIWTLLEQLGKPVQVDILAGASEAWYPLSAQAAGPEGRKNGVPTLPAMQKLQAQLQAQGMQANLHVLPGAGHGHVLAQATLRALELACGAA
- a CDS encoding alpha/beta hydrolase, with amino-acid sequence MDFLSPLGRQYRLTLAWPDAPAPVDGWPLLCVLDLPQFEAVQATCEKQAPQACAVLGIGYGGEVWRDQDFTPALNGEAGHAPDFLAMMQDVFLPWAYAQAPLNAQRRLLCGHSLGGLFALQLLYQQPELFDALVVSSPSVWWGEGYLARLLAQPLPKAALTMPVQFSVGEFEQSLGPAEEAMPEDKRELRRLRLQERRMVDGTRELAQALAQQQGGEPRFRIVPGCNHSQSGLAALPQACLEWLAD
- a CDS encoding DMT family transporter, whose product is MPGTALFSMLVAVFAGSAVPFQAASNAVLGKVLGHPLWATLVSLCISAALVLPTIWLMRAPAPLTAQLAHAPWWVWTGGIGGVIYISAALILTPRMGAASFIVCVVAGQMLSSMLIDHYGLMGLTPRPVHMGRIVGVLLILAGMGLVQWFTPSVPAAAENKSATADHSGALESNPSVAQSAGAESSTRS
- a CDS encoding ABC transporter substrate-binding protein, with translation MNILRHLLLSLTLLLPLGVQAQPIEVTDAMGRTVTLPGPAKRVVLTQARHFQVLALVHPEPATLIAGWSDEFKTSFSNEYNTYLKRYPQLANIPVVGRHTADTFSVEQALALRPDLVVLTAAFAGLTPGQDTRDSALIQRLTAAKVPVIVIDFFVNPLENTVPSLRALGYAVGEKERTDEFIQFYEEHMQGVAQRLADLPKEDHPPVFVHAHAGSTDCCNSPGAGTFNDMISYAGGHNIGADVLKSSTGKLNFEYIHSRAPVVYVATGTGAGKRTTSGGLAIGTGVSEEQARKSLQAIIDGNRLQALPAVRSGNSHGIWHAFNDSPLHMIFIEALATWIHPDRFEGVSALKTLEEVNQRFLTVPMEGTYMIDLKPAP
- a CDS encoding FecCD family ABC transporter permease gives rise to the protein MSTSAVPAPALADYQHILRRRWLLVGALVLVILASIVADFMLGPSGLSLGELSHALFNPEQSDPTTRVIVWEIRLPYALMAMAIGLALGLSGAEMQTILNNPLASPFTLGISSAAAFGASLAIVLDLSIPGIPQAWTIAANAFIFALLSALLLDAVARWGAMSTANLVLFGIALVFSFNALVSLVQFVASAEALQGLVFWTMGSLSRSSWGKVGIMLAVFALILPLSLRDTWKLTALRLGEDRATSFGINVSRLRLVSLLRISLLAALAVSFVGTIGFVGLIAPHIARRLFGEDHRFYLPGSALVGGVILSLASIASKNIVPGIIIPVGIVTSLVGVPFFLGVVLRRQIK
- a CDS encoding ABC transporter ATP-binding protein → MLEVHDLSLSYGKREILSKLTIEPLQPGQLVALLGPNGSGKSTLLKSLAGLLKPTTGKILLDGQELSGVSFEQRAQKVVYLPQSLPASVHLRVFESVLVAANASAPGGHARDVDHDHIMHILQRLGIAHLSMHYLDQLSGGQKQLVGLAQALIRKPTLLLLDEPLSALDLNYQFHVMDLLAQETHDNNLITLIVLHDLNVALRHSDYALMIEGGGLLAQGEPSKVITPNSLAQAYGVRARVESCSQGTLQIIIDGLQEPVL